From a region of the Neobacillus niacini genome:
- a CDS encoding VOC family protein has product MRFHHFAIEVKDLETSAAFYQKFISLQEESRFLFGGEKIIFLKADNFRLELISATEQSANNHSSIHLCFEVDSIDEVTQHFNENGIFAIDGPYKLENGWETIFYQGPDNEIIEFIQIGGKADK; this is encoded by the coding sequence ATGCGCTTTCACCATTTTGCGATTGAAGTAAAGGATTTGGAAACATCGGCAGCATTCTATCAAAAATTTATCAGTCTTCAGGAAGAAAGCCGTTTTCTTTTTGGTGGGGAGAAGATTATCTTTTTAAAAGCGGATAATTTTCGACTGGAACTGATTTCTGCCACAGAACAATCAGCCAATAACCATTCATCCATTCATCTATGTTTTGAGGTCGACAGCATAGATGAGGTAACCCAGCATTTTAATGAAAATGGTATTTTCGCAATCGACGGTCCCTATAAGCTTGAAAATGGCTGGGAAACTATTTTTTATCAGGGACCTGATAATGAGATAATCGAGTTCATACAGATTGGAGGAAAAGCTGACAAATAA
- the queA gene encoding tRNA preQ1(34) S-adenosylmethionine ribosyltransferase-isomerase QueA — protein sequence MKVDLFDFHLPEELIAQVPLQNRTDSRLMVVNKETGELKHDIFKNISEYLREGDCLVLNDTKVLPARLFGVKKDTGAKIEVLLLKQLEGDKWETLVKPAKRVKEGTELDFGDGLLTAVCTGTSEHGGRVLEFNYEGIFYELLDRLGEMPLPPYIKEQLDDRDRYQTVYAREPGSAAAPTAGLHFTEELLNEVREKGVHVTFITLHVGLGTFRPVSVDDVLEHDMHAEFYMITEGTARLLNEVRRNGGRIITVGTTSTRTLETIASENNGTFMESSGWTNIFIYPGYEFKAIDGMITNFHLPKSTLIMLVSALAGRENILHAYNTAVNERYRFFSFGDAMLII from the coding sequence ATGAAGGTAGATTTATTTGATTTTCATTTGCCTGAAGAGCTGATTGCTCAAGTTCCGCTTCAAAACCGGACGGATAGCAGATTAATGGTTGTGAATAAGGAAACAGGCGAATTAAAGCATGATATTTTTAAAAATATTAGTGAATACCTGCGTGAAGGGGATTGCCTTGTCTTAAACGATACAAAGGTACTTCCGGCACGCCTTTTTGGTGTGAAAAAGGATACAGGTGCGAAAATTGAAGTTTTACTATTGAAACAGCTGGAAGGCGATAAGTGGGAAACTCTTGTGAAGCCTGCAAAGCGTGTTAAAGAGGGAACTGAACTTGATTTTGGTGATGGACTGCTAACTGCAGTATGTACTGGAACCTCTGAGCATGGTGGAAGAGTATTGGAATTCAACTATGAGGGTATTTTTTATGAGCTGCTTGATCGATTAGGAGAAATGCCATTACCTCCTTATATTAAAGAGCAGCTTGACGACAGAGACAGGTATCAAACTGTATATGCCCGTGAACCAGGATCAGCTGCAGCCCCAACCGCTGGGCTCCATTTTACGGAAGAGCTGCTGAATGAAGTTAGAGAAAAGGGTGTCCACGTAACGTTTATTACCCTTCATGTTGGGCTAGGAACGTTCAGGCCGGTTAGTGTGGATGATGTGTTAGAGCATGATATGCACGCGGAATTTTATATGATTACAGAAGGAACAGCCCGATTATTAAATGAAGTCCGACGTAATGGCGGCAGAATTATTACCGTTGGTACTACATCAACTCGGACGCTTGAAACCATTGCTTCAGAGAACAATGGTACCTTCATGGAAAGCAGCGGCTGGACCAACATTTTCATCTATCCGGGTTACGAATTTAAGGCAATAGATGGAATGATTACGAACTTTCATTTGCCAAAATCCACTTTAATTATGCTTGTAAGTGCATTAGCCGGAAGAGAAAATATTTTGCATGCCTATAATACAGCTGTAAATGAGCGGTATCGCTTTTTCAGCTTTGGGGACGCCATGCTCATCATCTAG
- the ruvA gene encoding Holliday junction branch migration protein RuvA produces MYEFIKGSLEFVCPEYIVIENNGIGYQISTPNPFIYSSKMNTNVTVFTYHYVREDLIALYGFETREEKKLFTKLLNVSGIGPKGALAILASGEVQQVVSAIENEDESYLIKFPGVGKKTARQMILDLKGKLQDIVPDYFPNLFNADTLPIAAQSTNHAFEEAILALKALGYSDKEVKKISPELRKEQLSTDQYIKKALQRLLK; encoded by the coding sequence TTGTACGAATTTATTAAAGGCTCGCTTGAGTTTGTGTGTCCTGAATATATTGTGATTGAGAATAATGGGATTGGCTATCAAATTTCAACACCTAATCCGTTTATTTATTCTAGTAAAATGAATACTAATGTTACTGTCTTTACATATCATTATGTTCGAGAAGATTTAATCGCGTTATATGGCTTTGAAACAAGAGAAGAGAAAAAACTGTTTACGAAATTGTTGAATGTTTCAGGAATCGGACCTAAAGGTGCATTAGCGATTTTAGCTTCTGGTGAGGTGCAGCAGGTTGTTTCAGCGATAGAAAATGAGGATGAAAGCTACCTAATCAAGTTCCCAGGGGTGGGCAAAAAAACAGCTAGACAAATGATTCTTGATTTAAAAGGAAAATTACAGGATATTGTTCCTGATTATTTTCCGAATTTATTTAACGCTGATACATTACCAATTGCAGCACAGTCTACCAATCATGCTTTTGAAGAGGCAATTCTTGCATTGAAAGCTCTTGGTTATTCAGACAAAGAAGTGAAAAAGATTTCACCTGAGTTACGAAAAGAACAGCTGTCAACCGACCAATATATTAAAAAAGCCCTGCAGCGGCTTTTAAAATAA
- a CDS encoding GAF domain-containing sensor histidine kinase — MSRNEEIGILKEIAELLNEGTDSKAVLAGVLRKLLHLTGLQSGWIFLIDEKGAHQLAAKEALPEPLSQNHNQRMCQGDCWCVSRYNSGKLNKAVNIIECQRIENVILEKAGDPGGLTHHATVPLRAGNERFGLLNVGSPNKTHFQKDELALLEAVAFQIGTALKRIKLTQREQETALISERNRLARDLHDSVNQLLFSLSLTARAGREMTDNEEVQQTFSYIQDLAQDALGEMRALIWQLKPQGLENGIISALSSYAEMLGLTIDAKLTGISSFPEKIEETLWRIGQEALGNCKKHSQTTHVSLFLNRSSDSVTMKIQDRGCGFYYDECFKLPSFGLKNMKARAEALNGTFHIKSEPGKGTKIQIQIPI; from the coding sequence ATGTCCAGAAACGAAGAAATCGGTATCTTAAAGGAAATTGCTGAACTCTTGAATGAAGGCACAGATTCGAAGGCGGTTTTAGCAGGGGTATTAAGAAAACTTCTACACCTGACCGGGCTACAATCGGGCTGGATTTTTTTAATCGATGAAAAAGGGGCACATCAGCTTGCTGCAAAAGAGGCGTTACCTGAGCCTTTATCACAAAACCATAACCAAAGAATGTGTCAGGGCGATTGCTGGTGTGTCAGTCGATATAATAGCGGGAAATTGAACAAGGCGGTCAACATTATCGAATGTCAGCGAATTGAAAATGTAATCCTCGAAAAAGCTGGAGACCCAGGCGGTTTGACACATCATGCTACAGTTCCGTTAAGAGCGGGGAATGAGCGATTTGGATTATTAAATGTCGGATCACCTAATAAGACTCACTTTCAAAAAGATGAACTTGCCTTACTTGAGGCTGTTGCCTTTCAAATCGGAACTGCACTAAAAAGAATAAAATTAACGCAAAGAGAGCAAGAGACAGCACTCATTTCTGAACGGAATCGACTTGCTAGAGATTTGCATGATTCTGTGAATCAATTACTTTTCTCGCTAAGCCTGACAGCTAGGGCTGGCAGAGAAATGACAGATAACGAAGAGGTTCAACAAACCTTCTCCTATATTCAAGATCTTGCCCAGGACGCGCTTGGAGAAATGAGGGCGCTGATTTGGCAGCTAAAGCCACAAGGACTGGAAAATGGAATAATTAGTGCATTAAGCAGTTATGCTGAAATGCTGGGTTTAACCATAGATGCCAAATTAACGGGGATCTCAAGCTTTCCGGAAAAGATAGAGGAAACCCTCTGGAGAATTGGGCAGGAAGCGCTAGGAAATTGTAAAAAGCACTCACAAACAACACATGTTTCATTGTTTTTAAACAGAAGCAGTGATTCAGTGACGATGAAAATTCAAGATCGTGGCTGCGGCTTCTATTATGATGAGTGTTTTAAACTTCCATCGTTCGGATTAAAAAATATGAAAGCACGAGCAGAGGCTTTAAACGGGACGTTCCATATAAAGAGCGAACCAGGAAAAGGAACAAAGATTCAAATACAGATTCCAATCTAG
- the ruvB gene encoding Holliday junction branch migration DNA helicase RuvB produces the protein MDERIISSEADQSEISLEQSLRPQTLKQYIGQDQVKKSLEIFIEAARLRKETLDHVLLYGPPGLGKTTLAVIIANEMGVNIRTTSGPAIERPGDLAAILTALEPGDVLFIDEIHRLPRQIEEVLYPAMEDFCLDIVIGKGPSARSVRLDLPPFTLVGATTRAGSLSAPLRDRFGVLSRLEYYKEDQLKNIVLRTADLFETKIDDQSAAEIARRARGTPRIANRLLRRVRDFAQVKGNGEIDITLARESLELLQVDKLGLDHIDHKLLKGIIERFRGGPVGLDTIAASIGEESETIEDVYEPYLLQIGFLQRTPRGRVVTELVYRHFGMEPPKQ, from the coding sequence ATGGATGAGAGAATTATTTCTAGTGAAGCAGACCAGAGCGAAATCTCCTTAGAGCAAAGCCTCAGACCGCAAACGCTAAAACAATACATTGGTCAGGATCAAGTCAAAAAAAGTCTTGAGATTTTCATTGAAGCGGCAAGACTTCGCAAGGAAACATTGGACCATGTTCTTTTATATGGACCACCTGGGTTAGGAAAGACCACACTTGCTGTCATTATTGCCAATGAAATGGGAGTAAACATCCGTACCACCTCTGGTCCTGCTATTGAAAGACCGGGGGATTTAGCGGCCATTCTTACTGCACTTGAGCCTGGTGACGTTTTATTTATAGATGAAATCCACCGGCTGCCAAGACAGATTGAAGAGGTTCTTTATCCGGCGATGGAGGATTTTTGTCTGGATATTGTTATTGGCAAAGGACCGAGTGCGCGTTCCGTGCGTCTGGACCTCCCGCCGTTTACGCTTGTTGGGGCAACGACGAGGGCAGGCTCTTTATCCGCTCCGCTTCGTGACAGATTTGGAGTTTTGAGTAGACTCGAGTATTATAAAGAAGACCAATTGAAAAATATCGTACTCCGAACAGCAGATTTATTTGAAACAAAGATAGACGACCAATCTGCTGCTGAAATTGCCAGACGTGCTAGGGGAACCCCAAGGATAGCCAACCGTTTACTTCGCAGAGTAAGAGATTTTGCGCAGGTAAAAGGAAATGGTGAAATTGATATAACTTTGGCAAGGGAGTCTTTGGAGCTCCTGCAGGTAGATAAACTTGGGCTTGATCATATTGACCATAAGCTGTTAAAAGGAATTATTGAAAGATTCCGTGGCGGACCGGTGGGACTTGATACTATTGCGGCATCTATAGGAGAAGAATCAGAAACAATCGAAGATGTTTATGAACCGTATTTACTGCAAATTGGCTTTTTACAAAGAACACCAAGAGGAAGAGTGGTCACAGAATTAGTCTATCGCCACTTTGGCATGGAGCCGCCAAAACAGTAA
- a CDS encoding response regulator, whose translation MGIRILIADDHHVVRRGLAFFLKTQKDIEIIGEAGNGREAVELTRTLKPDLVLMDLVMPEMDGIQATKIIKSEMPEIKIMMLTSFSDQDHVIPALEAGASGYQLKDIEPDELIDCIRKIMSGENQLHPKATSHLLANLSKKENNERNLIEQLTKRELDVLKEIARGKSNKEIASTLFITEKTVKTHVSNLLAKLEVADRTQAALFAVKNQLVE comes from the coding sequence ATGGGGATTCGTATATTAATCGCTGATGATCATCATGTGGTGAGACGGGGACTGGCTTTTTTTCTAAAAACACAAAAAGATATTGAAATTATTGGAGAAGCGGGAAATGGCAGAGAGGCGGTGGAACTAACACGAACGTTGAAACCAGACCTTGTTCTAATGGATCTCGTAATGCCTGAAATGGACGGTATACAGGCCACAAAAATAATAAAATCGGAAATGCCTGAAATAAAGATCATGATGTTGACAAGTTTTTCTGATCAAGATCATGTCATTCCGGCGTTAGAAGCTGGTGCTTCAGGCTATCAGTTAAAAGACATTGAGCCTGACGAATTAATTGATTGTATTAGAAAAATCATGAGTGGTGAAAATCAGCTTCATCCCAAAGCCACCTCTCATCTGCTTGCTAATTTATCCAAAAAAGAAAACAATGAAAGAAATTTAATTGAACAACTGACAAAAAGAGAACTAGATGTTCTTAAGGAAATTGCCAGAGGAAAAAGTAATAAGGAAATCGCATCTACACTATTCATAACTGAAAAAACGGTGAAAACGCATGTATCCAATCTCCTGGCTAAACTAGAAGTAGCCGACCGTACGCAAGCAGCTCTTTTTGCAGTTAAGAATCAGCTTGTCGAGTAA